One Phragmites australis chromosome 23, lpPhrAust1.1, whole genome shotgun sequence DNA window includes the following coding sequences:
- the LOC133905811 gene encoding putative disease resistance RPP13-like protein 2, whose product MAEAIIGPLVGRLQEIAVGEARALVAVNTDIQRLRDKLMWLQAFLREADTRRRAVSDEITRVWMQQTRDAVFDAEDALDHYHLHLAKSRYPRWARPTMRCLATFTTQVRMRRSLSRKIKAINSRLDDIIENKDKYKIEDAHHKTDVTWKPSTSTFYTHTKLDDLHESNMVIYGEEHTKLKEVFVTLTEQEKSEEHHPVVISVYGESGAGKTTLVRDIYKEMAMKKEYNVHAMESFAPYLTATNILQQIVQQLTDDNENCPRNKARQMLEDKLKNKKYLLVIDGEVSGTEWKNILAAIPVGATGSIIVHITQVKPEEPPSRYRHISIQVKKLNEDATMELFLKRLLLMEVQDKVGIKNYQQRIFEITGGLPLAVVLLSGLVQTKEFPGEWDKVFEYLGTRKSKRLDSMLSVCFDDLPHELKCCFLYFAALPTNTTIEARNLVCMWVAEGLLRSRGGKSMEKIGYIYLNELIHRNLVNPVKINDESSFGSMLVTIQNKVHDFLVIEAHEASFVEVHSGDDIPTLTSARRLSLQNYTDKYAVLANPLPKLRSIFSQFEQVPKEDQEHVSKRKRAYILYSPQQREISKKKKNIKSHIKELFHGSEFLRVINLQGIEIGEKLTSAIGNVVHLQYLGITSCSLKHIPSSVGRLTSLQTLDVRETNVRELPGTFWMIKSLRHVFGFVLKLPKQIGNLKQLQTLDSIKLEDSKQALDGTLGEMIHLEYLFIWDISRRNVDALSGSLEKLESLRTLMLQGEIIPPSVFITSSLRRLKFMFLNGDLQYSSDQYGKGVLGLPNLIMLSLAKTNVSQEFISMLAELPSLATLVLYPGSYKDRKLAFSSFRFQRLRNIKIIDVEILERVEIEVRLHPMLKVLEIHPHYPHYEIVGKDDIVVDLKKKMLLRPEGGRFLAEKVKMATTGSCL is encoded by the exons GTACCCAAGGTGGGCTCGTCCTACAATGAGATGCCTGGCAACTTTTACAACACAGGTACGGATGAGACGTAGCCTATCTAGAAAGATTAAAGCAATCAACTCAAGGCTTGATGACATCATCGAAAACAAAGATAAATACAAGATCGAGGATGCACATCACAAGACAGATGTGACATGGAAACCTTCTACTTCAACATTTTACACTCATACAAAATT GGATGATTTACATGAGTCAAATATGGTGATATATGGGGAAGAGCACACAAAGTTAAAGGAAGTATTTGTTACTCTAACTGAACAAGAAAAGAGCGAAGAACACCATCCAGTGGTGATCTCCGTGTATGGAGAAAGTGGTGCTGGCAAGACAACTCTTGTGAGAGACATATACAAAGAAATGGCTATGAAGAAAGAATACAATGTTCATGCCATGGAGAGTTTTGCACCTTATTTAACCGCTACCAATATCCTACAACAAATTGTTCAGCAACTAACAGATGACAATGAGAATTGCCCTAGAAACAAGGCCCGGCAAATGTTGGAAgataaattgaaaaataagaaGTACCTGCTTGTGATAGATGGTGAAGTTAGTGGAACTGAATGGAAGAACATTCTGGCTGCCATTCCTGTTGGTGCTACAGGTAGTATAATAGTGCATATCACACAAGTTAAACCAGAAGAGCCACCTAGCCGGTATCGTCATATCTCCATTCAGGTAAAAAAACTGAATGAAGATGCTACCATGGAATTGTTCCTTAAGAGGCTACTCCTTATGGAAGTGCAAGATAAAGTAGGCATAAAAAATTACCAACAACGCATTTTTGAAATCACTGGAGGGTTGCCATTGGCGGTGGTTCTTTTATCAGGTCTTGTGCAAACCAAGGAGTTCCCAGGTGAGTGGGACAAGGTTTTTGAGTACCTTGGGACCAGGAAATCAAAGCGGCTTGACAGTATGCTGTCAGTTTGCTTCGACGATCTTCCACATGAGCTGAAATGTTGCTTCCTCTACTTTGCTGCATTGCCAACCAACACTACAATTGAGGCACGCAACTTGGTGTGTATGTGGGTTGCAGAAGGATTGCTAAGGTCAAGAGGTGGGAAGTCAATGGAGAAGATTGGCTACATCTACTTGAATGAGTTGATTCATAGAAATCTTGTCAATCCAGTGAAGATTAATGATGAGTCTAGTTTTGGGAGTATGCTTGTCACCatccaaaacaaagtccatgattttttggtgattgaagCACACGAGGCAAGCTTCGTGGAGGTCCATAGTGGCGATGACATCCCCACATTAACAAGTGCTCGTCGCCTCTCTCTACAGAATTACACTGACAAATATGCTGTGCTGGCCAATCCATTGCCAAAGCTGCGATCTATCTTCTCTCAGTTTGAGCAGGTACCTAAAGAAGATCAGGAGCACGTGTCCAAAAGAAAGCGTGCATATATACTTTATTCACCTCAACAAAGAGAAATctctaagaagaagaagaacattaAATCTCACATAAAAGAACTATTTCATGGATCTGAGTTCCTCCGTGTCATCAATCTTCAAGGCATTGAGATCGGTGAGAAGTTGACAAGTGCAATAGGCAATGTTGTGCACTTGCAGTACCTAGGCATCACATCCTGTTCATTGAAACATATCCCGTCGTCAGTAGGAAGACTCACTAGCCTTCAAACATTGGATGTTAGGGAAACTAATGTCCGAGAACTCCCGGGGACCTTCTGGATGATTAAGTCACTTAGGCATGTGTTTGGTTTTGTCCTCAAATTACCCAAGCAAATTGGCAACTTGAAGCAGCTACAAACACTTGACTCCATAAAACTTGAAGATTCCAAGCAGGCTTTGGATGGGACGCTTGGAGAGATGATCCATCTTGAGTACTTATTTATTTGGGATATCTCACGTCGCAATGTGGATGCTCTGTCTGGTTCTTTAGAGAAGCTTGAGAGCCTTAGGACATTGATGTTACAAGGTGAAATTATTCCGCCCAGTGTCTTCATCACCTCTTCCCTCCGCCGCCTCAAGTTCATGTTTCTAAATGGGGATCTGCAATATTCATCCGACCAATATGGTAAGGGCGTCTTAGGTCTCCCTAACCTCATCATGCTTTCGTTGGCGAAAACAAATGTGTCACAAGAATTCATTAGCATGCTGGCTGAGCTACCCTCTCTTGCCACCCTTGTGTTGTATCCTGGCTCGTACAAGGACAGGAAACTTGCATTCTCTTCTTTCAGATTTCAGCGTCTGAGGAATATCAAGATTATTGATGTGGAAATACTGGAGAGGGTCGAGATAGAGGTGAGGCTGCATCCTATGCTCAAAGTATTGGAAATTCACCCCCACTATCCTCACTATGAAATCGTGGGTAAGGATGATATCGTGGTTGATCTTAAGAAGAAAATGCTGCTGCGACCTGAGGGTGGACGCTTTTTGGCTGAGAAGGTAAAAATGGCAACCACCGGCAGCTGTCTCTGA